A single region of the Kocuria rosea genome encodes:
- a CDS encoding DNA-3-methyladenine glycosylase I codes for MDTASAGHGPHPADDRSRGTHDRPGDRPPDTALRDGGVRSPYDAFRAVLCGDGLRRCPWAPTGPAALEEHDRRWGARPADSSGWFEALGLEIFQAGLARWSIAQRREGLRRALRDFVPEEIARMTEDDVDELLLDPAVIRNRVKIEAVVHNARACRGLGPEDWAEHVRDLRPAAAEPPLTVLEESRRSPEGDRLAARLKEQGLVFVGRTTAHRFLLRTGVLPGHLAGCFRDGTGTGGSG; via the coding sequence ATGGACACCGCCTCCGCCGGGCACGGCCCGCACCCCGCCGACGACCGCTCCCGCGGCACCCACGACCGCCCCGGCGACCGCCCGCCCGACACCGCCCTCCGGGACGGTGGCGTCCGCTCCCCCTACGACGCCTTCCGCGCCGTGCTCTGCGGGGACGGCCTGCGCCGCTGCCCCTGGGCGCCCACGGGCCCGGCCGCCCTCGAGGAGCACGACCGGCGCTGGGGCGCACGGCCCGCGGACTCCTCCGGCTGGTTCGAGGCCCTCGGCCTGGAGATCTTCCAGGCGGGCCTGGCCCGCTGGAGCATCGCCCAGCGGCGGGAGGGCCTGCGCCGGGCGCTGCGGGACTTCGTCCCCGAGGAGATCGCCCGGATGACCGAGGACGACGTCGACGAGCTGCTCCTGGATCCCGCGGTCATCCGCAACCGGGTCAAGATCGAGGCCGTGGTGCACAACGCGCGCGCCTGCCGCGGACTCGGTCCCGAGGACTGGGCGGAGCACGTCCGGGATCTCCGCCCGGCCGCCGCCGAGCCGCCCCTGACCGTTCTGGAGGAGTCGCGCCGCTCCCCCGAGGGGGACCGGCTGGCTGCCCGGCTCAAGGAGCAGGGACTCGTGTTCGTGGGGCGCACCACCGCGCACCGGTTCCTGCTCCGCACCGGGGTGCTCCCCGGGCACCTGGCCGGGTGCTTCAGGGACGGGACTGGAACCGGAGGATCCGGGTGA